One genomic region from Amaranthus tricolor cultivar Red isolate AtriRed21 chromosome 12, ASM2621246v1, whole genome shotgun sequence encodes:
- the LOC130828371 gene encoding uncharacterized protein At3g28850-like — protein sequence MKGMKGKFLKKLKSVKQIGYLNPDRILQVSNFDGFVDNFQLKYNFVDNFTSKSQTKSNCSPKPKFEKPEVIDVVQLIKEFEEDEEQENHDDGQKIKIENEKFDDKENIYSSVISKDSDYELKNSNNCSVELEKSIKESDSEIKISCFRRPDMNSISLFDPKLLAAFEKAVKDHITIMKTAEIETTNKNHKYPFFQPEDQSDPLMESDNEIDPLTEFEEKCPPGGSNSVIFYTTSLRGIRKTFEDCQSIRFLLQSFGLIYYERDVSIHSEFREELWKIMGERCLPPRLFIRGRYIGGAEKVLALNEQGKLRPLFRDIPINFSEGPCNVCSGLRFMLCYNCNGSRKVYEYDDDHDLEDSHGGLWSQCSQCNENGLVVCPLC from the coding sequence ATGAAGGGAATGAAGGGGAAATTCTTGAAGAAGCTCAAATCAGTCAAGCAAATTGGTTATTTGAACCCAGATCGAATTCTTCAGGTTAGTAATTTTGATGGGTTTGTTGATAATTTTCAATTGAAGTATAATTTTGTAGACAATTTCACTTCCAAATCTCAAACAAAATCGAATTGTTCCCCTAAACCTAAATTCGAAAAACCCGAGGTAATCGATGTAGTTCAGCTCATCAAAGAATtcgaagaagatgaagaacaggAAAATCATGATGATGGTCAAAAAATTAAGATCGAGAATGAGAAGTTTGATGATAAAGAAAACATTTATTCTTCAGTAATCTCCAAAGATTCAGATTACGAATTGAAGAATTCAAACAATTGTTCCGTGGAATTGGAGAAATCGATTAAAGAGAGTGATTCCGAAATCAAAATCTCATGTTTTAGGCGACCAGATATGAATTCAATCAGTTTATTTGACCCAAAACTTCTTGCTGCATTTGAAAAAGCTGTAAAAGATCACATAACAATCATGAAAACAGCTGAAATCGAAACAACAAACAAGAATCATAAATACCCATTTTTTCAACCCGAAGATCAATCCGACCCATTAATGGAATCCGACAATGAAATCGACCCATTAACCGAATTCGAAGAAAAATGTCCTCCAGGGGGAAGTAATTCAGTTATATTCTACACAACAAGCTTAAGAGGGATTAGAAAAACGTTTGAAGATTGTCAAAGTATAAGATTTCTCCTTCAAAGTTTTGGGTTAATCTATTATGAAAGAGATGTATCAATTCATTCAGAGTTTAGAGAAGAACTATGGAAGATCATGGGTGAAAGATGTTTACCTCCAAGGTTGTTTATAAGAGGAAGATACATAGGAGGAGCTGAGAAAGTATTAGCATTGAATGAACAAGGGAAATTGAGGCCTTTGTTTAGAGATATACCCATCAATTTTAGTGAAGGACCTTGTAATGTTTGTAGTGGGTTGAGATTTATGTTGTGTTACAATTGCAATGGAAGTAGGAAGGTgtatgaatatgatgatgatcatgatctAGAAGATAGTCATGGTGGATTATGGAGTCAATGCTCACAATGTAATGAGAATGGTTTGGTTGTTTGTCCACTTTGTTGA
- the LOC130828369 gene encoding NADH--cytochrome b5 reductase 1-like, giving the protein MLTTLQDFLLNSTYKQLFSHLFNSYFLKSFTHDYILGIVVALFVVLVATISFFVKRKPKGCLDPKRYKEFMLIQRTKVSHNTDIFRFALPMPKSILGLPVGQHIKCRGKDSEGEEVVRSYTPITLDSDIGYFELLVKMYPQGRMSHHFRQMRKGDFLPVIGPKGRFKYQPGKVRAFGMLAGGTGITPMFQITRAILENPKDLTKIHLIYANKTADDILLKEDLDGFASKYPDRFKVYYVVSEPPPNWDAGIGHISKEMIQEHCPRPSADVMILRCGPPGMNKATEAYLNELGYTSEMQFQF; this is encoded by the exons ATGCTTACAACATTGCAAGACTTTCTTTTAAACTCCACATACAAGCAACTCTTTTCCCATTTGTTCAATTCATATTTTCTCAAAAGCTTTACACATGATTACATTCTTGGCATTGTTGTTGCCttatttgttgttcttgttgctacAATTTCATTCTTTGTTAAAAGGAAACCTAAAG GCTGCTTAGACCCAAAAAGATACAAGGAATTTATGCTAATTCAGAGAACAAAAGTAAGTCATAACACTGACATTTTTAGGTTTGCACTTCCTATGCCTAAATCTATATTGGGTCTTCCCGTTGGTCAACACATCAAATGCAG GGGAAAGGATAGTGAGGGTGAAGAAGTTGTTAGATCCTATACTCCAATAACTTTGGACTCGGATATTGGCTACTTTGAACTTCTTGTAAAG ATGTATCCCCAAGGAAGAATGTCACACCATTTCAGACAAATGAGAAAGGGTGATTTCTTACCTGTTATAGGACCCAAG GGAAGATTCAAGTATCAACCGGGCAAAGTTAGAGCATTTGGTATGCTTGCTGGAGGTACTGGCATCACTCCTATGTTTCAG ATTACGAGAGCTATACTGGAAAACCCGAAAGACTTGACAAAAATCCATCTCATTTATGCTAATAAAACAGCTGATGACATTCTTCTCAAG GAAGATCTTGATGGTTTCGCCTCCAAATACCCAGATCGTTTCAAGGTCTATTATGTTGTGTCCGAG CCTCCTCCGAACTGGGATGCTGGTATTGGGCATATATCCAAGGAAATGATACAAGAGCATTGCCCTAGACCGTCAGCTGATGTAATG ATACTGAGGTGCGGACCGCCAGGAATGAACAAGGCCACGGAAGCTTACCTCAATGAGCTTGGATACACTTCAGAAATGCAATTTCAGTTCTAA